In Mesotoga infera, the genomic window CAATGAACTCGTAATGCCGAAACGAATACTTGCAACCAGCGTGAGAGTTTTGAACGGAAAACTTCCTCTTGCTTCAGCGAAGACCACAGGACCAATTGACAAAGCCCTTATACTCGAAAAGATGAGTTTAATCAGCAAAATAGCCGTTGAGGCGCCGGTGGAGATTGGGGACGTTTTGATAGATGACATTGACGGTGAGGGAACCTCACTTGTAGCTACTAGACCGGTTGGAAGAAGCGAAACTTCCAATCAGTAGCATTGGCTACTTGAAATAAACTTTGATTCGAGTTACAATAATCAATGTGTTCCAGCGTGGCTCAATGGCAGAGCATCCGGCTGTTAACCGGACGGTTGGGGGTTCGAGTCCCTCCGCTGGAGCCAGAACTCCCCAGTTAAGGGGAGTTTTTTCTATATCCAGCTCTGACCAGGGACCTTGGGGAAGAGTCTGGTCCTGGCAACATTATCAAGAGAGCAGACATACCTTGTAAGCCTTTCCACTCCAATTCCGCAACCCGCGGTAGGCACAAGCTCACCGGCTTCTGCTATCTCCATGTACCATGCAAGCTCCTCCGGGTCATTACCCTTGAACTCCATTCTGCTGATAATCCTCTGGTATTCCCACTCTCGTTCTCCACCAGAAAGAGTCTCCCCGAAACCGTTTGGAAGAATCAGATCCATGTCCTTAAGCGTTCTTTCGTCTTGTGACAACAGGTCGTAGAATTCCCTTTCCCACACTGGAAAATCTATCAGCCAGAACGGTTCTTTGAAGCTCGAAGATAGGACGGTTTCGAAGTCCTTTCCATACTGCTCGTAAGCATCCATGAATTTAACTTTTGTAAAGGGTGTTGTTGGTATTGTAGGGTTCGAAGAAAGCAATTCCAGCTCCTCCCTGCAACTACTTTTCACTTCTCTAATAAGCGAAGCGATGAGGTCTTCCACCAGTGACATTACCTCATCTCTCTCTGCATTCCGAATTTCCAAGTCAATCTGACTGAATTCAAAAAGGTGTCTTCCAGAGAGTGACTTCTCCGATGTTTCGAGCCTAACATTGGGCGAGACTATGAAT contains:
- a CDS encoding DUF1667 domain-containing protein yields the protein MEGQITCVICPVGCRISVRKSGQEYVITGNKCSRGKEYALNELVMPKRILATSVRVLNGKLPLASAKTTGPIDKALILEKMSLISKIAVEAPVEIGDVLIDDIDGEGTSLVATRPVGRSETSNQ
- a CDS encoding asparagine synthetase A, with amino-acid sequence MESIGRMSTKVVEHLRDPLVKSAVRVKSAIMGEAGNFLRGKGFVELLPTIISPITDPLNHEVHNAKFRYYDQEYRLTQSMIFHKQLACKTFERIFIVSPNVRLETSEKSLSGRHLFEFSQIDLEIRNAERDEVMSLVEDLIASLIREVKSSCREELELLSSNPTIPTTPFTKVKFMDAYEQYGKDFETVLSSSFKEPFWLIDFPVWEREFYDLLSQDERTLKDMDLILPNGFGETLSGGEREWEYQRIISRMEFKGNDPEELAWYMEIAEAGELVPTAGCGIGVERLTRYVCSLDNVARTRLFPKVPGQSWI